The following are encoded together in the Streptomyces rapamycinicus NRRL 5491 genome:
- a CDS encoding DUF58 domain-containing protein: MAAGGTDMGPEGPGAGEQPGGLRAALAGLTTRGRSFLAAGVAAAVCSYVLGQADLLRVGLLLAALPLVCVAVVYRTRYRVAGSRRLAPARVPAGSEARVHLRMDNVSRLPTGLLMLQDRVPYVLGPRPRFVLDRVEPGGRREVSYRVRSDLRGRYPLGPLQLRLSDPFGMCELTRAFSAYDTLTVVPRVEPLPPVRLTGEAAGYGDGRHRSLALAGEDDVIPRGYRIGDDLRRVHWRSTARYGELMVRREEQPQRAHCTVLLDTRRTAHYGSGPDSAFEWAVSGAASAAVHLLERGYAVRLLTDTGSSVPGPDGGGGFTGSTHDSAETAGLMLDTLAVVDHSDGGGLSPAYEVLRGGGEGLLVAFLGDLDEEQAVMAARMRHRTTAAVAFVLDGAAWSRGAEFGGTQELEDRLRRLREAGWTALPVGPGASLAQLWRQADAQGATRADAGSRAVGGMTGSWT; encoded by the coding sequence GCTGCGGGCCGCCCTCGCCGGTCTGACCACCCGCGGCCGTTCCTTCCTGGCCGCCGGGGTGGCGGCCGCGGTGTGCAGCTATGTCCTGGGCCAGGCGGATCTGCTCCGGGTCGGGCTGCTGCTGGCCGCGCTGCCGCTGGTCTGTGTGGCCGTGGTCTACCGCACCCGGTACCGGGTGGCGGGCAGCCGACGGCTCGCGCCCGCGCGGGTGCCCGCGGGCTCCGAGGCCCGGGTGCACCTGCGGATGGACAATGTCTCGCGGCTGCCCACCGGGCTGCTGATGCTCCAGGACCGGGTGCCGTACGTGCTGGGGCCGCGCCCCAGGTTCGTCCTGGACCGGGTGGAGCCGGGCGGCCGCCGCGAGGTCTCCTACCGGGTCCGCTCCGATCTGCGCGGCCGCTATCCGCTGGGCCCGCTCCAGCTGCGGCTGAGCGATCCGTTCGGGATGTGCGAGCTCACCCGCGCCTTCAGCGCCTACGACACGCTCACCGTGGTGCCCCGGGTCGAGCCGCTCCCCCCGGTGCGCCTGACCGGCGAGGCCGCGGGGTACGGGGACGGGCGGCACCGCTCGCTGGCCCTGGCCGGTGAGGACGACGTCATCCCGCGCGGCTACCGCATAGGCGACGATCTGCGCCGGGTGCACTGGCGCTCCACCGCGCGCTACGGGGAGCTCATGGTCCGCCGGGAGGAGCAGCCGCAGCGGGCCCACTGCACGGTGCTGCTGGACACCCGGCGCACCGCCCACTACGGCTCCGGGCCGGACTCGGCCTTCGAATGGGCGGTCTCCGGGGCGGCCTCGGCCGCGGTCCACCTGCTGGAGCGGGGCTATGCGGTCCGGCTGCTGACCGACACCGGAAGCTCGGTGCCCGGCCCGGACGGCGGAGGCGGCTTCACCGGTTCCACCCATGACTCGGCGGAGACGGCCGGGCTGATGCTGGACACCCTCGCCGTGGTGGACCACTCCGACGGCGGAGGGCTCTCGCCCGCCTATGAGGTGCTGCGCGGCGGCGGCGAGGGGCTGCTGGTGGCCTTCCTGGGCGATCTGGACGAGGAGCAGGCGGTGATGGCCGCCCGGATGCGCCACCGCACCACGGCCGCCGTGGCCTTCGTGCTGGACGGCGCCGCCTGGTCGCGCGGGGCGGAGTTCGGCGGCACACAGGAGCTGGAGGACCGGCTGCGGCGGCTGCGCGAGGCGGGGTGGACGGCGCTGCCGGTCGGCCCCGGGGCCTCGCTGGCGCAGCTGTGGCGGCAGGCCGACGCCCAGGGCGCCACCCGGGCGGACGCCGGAAGCCGCGCGGTCGGCGGCATGACAGGGAGCTGGACATGA
- a CDS encoding transglutaminaseTgpA domain-containing protein: MSGSVRLAICAALATVAAGCALLPLVDPASWLLQAVLLLTVQSAAGVVARRVPLARPLTLAAQAVVTLLLLTLAFAHDQALGGLLPSPQALHEFALLLRDGADDVGQYAIPAPLTDGIRLMLVGGVLVIGLVVDALAVTYRSAAPAGLPLLALYSVAAGLSDDGSDWLWFLLAAAGYLLLLLAEGRDRLSQWGRVFSGGAPHPSGMPPSGLAGAGGSPALAPVRTGRRIGVLALGIALAVPAVLPSLDGGLLDRQGGSGGAGSGGGTISAVNPLVSLQDSLNQPENKEVLRYRTSSQTTQDLYLRIVALDRFDGTSWKSSERHVTDVPSQLPSPAGLGPSLRVSSIDTSISAADWYAQNWLPLPYPASKVEIDGRWRYEPEGRTLVGDRGQTTRGARYRVTSLLVEPTADQLAAAPAPPSRLRNEYTEVPDSLPSVVARTAREVTAGATNAYEKAVKLQDWFAVNGGFRYDTQVQSGSGSAAIVRFLKQKEGFCVHFSFSMAAMARTLGIPARVAVGFTPGTAQADGSVSVGLKDAHAWPELYFEGVGWTRFEPTPSRGTQPDYTMDQTPSGTPTDEPTTEPTETSEPTAAPTASDSCSPDMKKLGTCGGAAAQQPDNGASGGGWSATKVTSWSSLAVLLAVVPLLPMLWRRRIRARRLNGSGGRTEQDAVDRVLAAWRELTDSAWDFGVLPDDSLTSRRAVARMVRIAGLDDEPARAAQRVAEAVEQVLYAPQPRPVTGVADDVRLVLAGFRAKAGRRERLRALLAPRSAAQLAWAAGQRWSALVERWGAPRWVRWASQLRTPRGQQEN, encoded by the coding sequence ATGAGTGGAAGCGTTCGGCTCGCGATATGTGCGGCGCTGGCCACGGTGGCGGCGGGCTGTGCGCTGCTGCCGCTGGTGGATCCGGCGAGCTGGCTGTTGCAGGCCGTCCTGTTGCTGACGGTCCAGAGCGCCGCGGGCGTGGTGGCCCGCCGGGTGCCGCTGGCCCGCCCGCTGACACTGGCCGCGCAGGCCGTGGTGACGCTGCTGCTGCTCACCCTGGCCTTCGCGCACGATCAGGCGCTGGGCGGGCTGCTGCCGAGCCCGCAGGCGCTCCACGAGTTCGCCCTGCTGCTGCGCGACGGCGCCGACGACGTGGGGCAGTACGCGATCCCCGCGCCGCTCACCGACGGCATCCGGCTGATGCTGGTGGGCGGGGTGCTGGTGATCGGCCTGGTGGTCGACGCGCTCGCGGTCACGTACCGCAGCGCGGCCCCCGCCGGGCTTCCGCTGCTCGCGCTCTACTCGGTCGCGGCCGGCCTGTCCGACGACGGGAGCGACTGGCTGTGGTTCCTGCTGGCGGCGGCCGGGTATCTGCTGCTGCTCCTGGCCGAGGGCCGGGACCGGCTGTCCCAGTGGGGCCGGGTGTTCAGCGGCGGAGCCCCGCATCCGTCGGGGATGCCGCCCTCGGGCCTGGCCGGGGCCGGAGGCAGCCCGGCGCTCGCCCCGGTCCGCACCGGCCGCAGGATCGGCGTGCTGGCGCTCGGCATCGCGCTCGCGGTGCCCGCGGTGCTGCCGTCCCTGGACGGCGGGCTGCTGGACCGGCAGGGCGGCAGCGGTGGGGCGGGCAGCGGCGGCGGCACGATCTCGGCGGTCAATCCGCTGGTGTCGCTCCAGGACAGCCTGAACCAGCCGGAGAACAAGGAGGTGCTGCGCTATCGCACCTCCTCGCAGACCACCCAGGACCTCTATCTGCGGATCGTGGCGCTGGACCGGTTCGACGGCACCTCGTGGAAGTCGTCCGAGCGGCATGTCACCGATGTGCCCAGTCAGCTTCCCTCGCCCGCCGGGCTCGGCCCCTCGCTCCGGGTCTCGTCGATCGACACCTCGATCTCGGCCGCCGATTGGTACGCGCAGAACTGGCTGCCCCTCCCCTACCCCGCGTCCAAGGTCGAGATCGACGGGCGCTGGCGCTATGAGCCGGAGGGCCGCACGCTGGTCGGCGACCGCGGCCAGACCACCCGGGGCGCGCGCTACCGGGTCACCAGTCTGCTGGTGGAGCCGACGGCCGACCAGCTGGCGGCCGCCCCGGCACCGCCCTCCCGGCTGCGGAACGAGTACACCGAGGTGCCGGACTCGCTGCCGTCCGTGGTGGCCCGCACGGCGCGGGAGGTGACCGCAGGCGCGACGAACGCGTACGAGAAGGCGGTCAAGCTCCAGGACTGGTTCGCGGTGAACGGAGGATTCCGTTACGACACCCAGGTGCAGTCCGGCAGCGGCTCGGCCGCCATCGTCCGGTTCCTGAAGCAGAAGGAGGGCTTCTGCGTCCACTTCTCCTTCTCGATGGCGGCGATGGCCCGGACGCTGGGCATTCCGGCGCGGGTCGCGGTCGGGTTCACTCCCGGCACCGCCCAGGCGGACGGCTCGGTGTCGGTGGGTCTGAAGGACGCGCACGCCTGGCCGGAGCTGTACTTCGAGGGCGTGGGCTGGACCCGTTTCGAGCCCACCCCGAGCCGTGGCACCCAGCCCGACTACACGATGGACCAGACGCCCTCGGGCACCCCGACCGACGAGCCCACGACCGAGCCCACCGAGACCTCCGAGCCGACGGCCGCGCCGACCGCGTCCGACAGCTGCTCCCCGGACATGAAGAAGCTGGGTACCTGTGGCGGCGCCGCGGCCCAGCAGCCGGACAACGGCGCCTCGGGCGGGGGCTGGTCGGCCACCAAGGTCACCAGCTGGAGTTCGCTGGCGGTGCTGCTGGCCGTCGTGCCCCTGCTGCCCATGCTGTGGCGGCGGCGGATACGGGCCCGCAGACTGAACGGCTCGGGCGGGCGCACCGAGCAGGACGCCGTCGACCGGGTGCTCGCCGCATGGCGTGAACTCACCGACTCGGCCTGGGACTTCGGCGTACTGCCGGACGACTCGCTGACCTCGCGCAGAGCGGTGGCCCGGATGGTGCGGATCGCCGGGCTCGACGACGAACCGGCCCGGGCGGCGCAGCGGGTGGCCGAGGCGGTCGAGCAGGTGCTGTACGCACCACAGCCGCGCCCGGTCACGGGCGTCGCGGACGACGTCCGGCTGGTGCTGGCCGGATTCCGGGCCAAGGCGGGGCGGCGGGAGCGGCTGCGGGCGCTGCTGGCCCCGCGGTCCGCGGCCCAGCTGGCGTGGGCGGCCGGACAGCGCTGGTCGGCGCTGGTCGAGCGGTGGGGAGCGCCCCGCTGGGTCCGCTGGGCCTCCCAGCTCCGGACCCCGCGCGGCCAGCAGGAGAACTGA